The following is a genomic window from Candidatus Woesearchaeota archaeon.
TTATTTCCAGGAAAATGAGGTAGATGTTATCCGGGTTCTTGATAAGAGGGAAACTAATTTAGACATGGAAGGCGATTTTAAGCTAAAGGATTCGGAATCCAATGATAAGATGAGGGCTTATATATCACCCATGATGAGGGAGAAATACATTGAAAGGCTTAAGAAACATACGCAGGATGTGGAGCACGAATGCATGACAAGGGGAATGAAGTTCTCGCAAATATCTACTGATATGCCTATTTTCGATGCTTTTTATAATATTCTTGGTTATTAGGCTTTTATTGTGAGCAATTTCAGGTAATAGAATATTGATATCTGGCCTATATGTCCTTTTTTAAAGTTTTATAAAGCTTTATTCTAAAAAATTTTTTAATTCTAAAGCTTTAAGCTTAAATTTTATGCTGAATTTGAAAGTATATTTATAAATAAAAGCGACAATATTACTGTTATTGAGGCTATTCATAGAGAAATGAGTAGCCTATTAGTGCTATTAAAGATAGCCAAAAAAAGACATGCGAGGTGTAATAAAGCATGAAATTAAGAAAAGCAATAAAGAAAATTGTTGCTTTGGGAATTGGTGCTTCCATGGTTGGAGCGACAATCCTGAGCGCAAGTGCTGCAGACCTCAATGACTACCCTGCACCATTCATCCAGAATGGCAAGTTCTCAGGAACACTGGTAGTTGGGGATAATGCGGCAGCAGAAGATGTAATCGGTGTGAGTGATATTGCAATGAGTTTGCAGTTTGCTTCATCTGTTAAGACAGGAAGTGGAGCTACATCGACAACAACAGTGGAGGGAGATGCCTGGAGAATAGCATCTACAGGTGACGATTTGAACCTATACCAGAATCTGACGTCTTTGAAATCAGGTTCTTTAGGAGAAGGCGACCTGAATGCTTTGGCTGCAGGCTCATTCAA
Proteins encoded in this region:
- a CDS encoding S-layer protein; the encoded protein is MKLRKAIKKIVALGIGASMVGATILSASAADLNDYPAPFIQNGKFSGTLVVGDNAAAEDVIGVSDIAMSLQFASSVKTGSGATSTTTVEGDAWRIASTGDDLNLYQNLTSLKSGSLGEGDLNALAAGSFNAKSTETYKQKLYVGKGSGTRVEYDTYDEISEDPALYLRFEKDQELLHYELDFDTAIESDVDSNGKLEDFEDQKITILGKEYTILQAKNSTDKLTFMAGAVQDTMEVGETKTYTIDGKDYE